From a region of the Tiliqua scincoides isolate rTilSci1 chromosome 4, rTilSci1.hap2, whole genome shotgun sequence genome:
- the NKX2-2 gene encoding LOW QUALITY PROTEIN: homeobox protein Nkx-2.2 (The sequence of the model RefSeq protein was modified relative to this genomic sequence to represent the inferred CDS: inserted 2 bases in 2 codons; substituted 1 base at 1 genomic stop codon), whose product MSLTNTKTGFSVKDILDLPDTNDEDGSVVEGGDEETEGXEPPKKPGVLGTTSLDAVQTLPFEESFLXQYDNPYTRWLATTESIQYSLHGLASSNSQQDSASKSPEPSADESPDNDKETSSGGDSGKKRKRRVLFSKAQTYELERRFRQQRYLSAPEREHLASLIRLTPTQVKIWFQNHRYKMKRARAEKGMEVTPLPSPRRXAVPVLVRDGKPCHTLKAQDLAAATFQAGIPFSAYSAQSLQHMQYNAQYSSASNPQYPSAHHLVQAQQWTW is encoded by the exons ATGTCTCTGACCAACACAAAGACCGGCTTCTCTGTAAAGGACATCTTGGACTTGCCTGACACCAATGATGAAGACGGCTCCGTCGTGGAAGGGGGGGACGAAGAGACCGAGG CGGAGCCCCCCAAAAAGCCCGGAGTTTTGGGGACAACCTCATTGGACGCTGTTCAGACTCTGCCTTTTGAAGAATCCTTTTTATGACAATACGATAATCCCTACACGCGCTGGCTCGCCACCACCGAGAGCATCCAGTATTCCT TGCACGGCTTGGCGTCGAGCAACTCCCAGCAGGACTCGGCGTCCAAGTCTCCAGAGCCTTCGGCCGACGAGTCCCCAGACAACGACAAGGAAACGTCCAGCGGCGGTGACTCGGGGAAGAAGCGGAAAAGACGGGTGCTTTTCTCCAAGGCGCAGACTTACGAGCTGGAGAGGCGCTTCAGGCAACAGCGGTACCTCTCGGCGCCCGAGAGGGAGCACCTGGCCAGCCTGATCCGCCTCACTCCCACGCAGGTGAAGATCTGGTTCCAGAACCACCGCTACAAGATGAAGCGGGCCCGGGCCGAGAAAGGTATGGAAGtgactcctctcccctccccgcgcC TAGCCGTGCCCGTCTTAGTCAGGGATGGCAAGCCTTGCCACACGCTGAAGGCACAGGACTTGGCTGCCGCCACCTTCCAGGCGGGGATCCCCTTCtcagcctacagcgcccagtctCTCCAGCACATGCAATACAATGCCCAGTACAGCTCCGCCAGCAACCCCCAGTACCCCTCAGCGCACCACTTGGTACAAGCCCAGCAGTGGACTTGGTGA